One genomic window of Ilyobacter polytropus DSM 2926 includes the following:
- the nifD gene encoding nitrogenase molybdenum-iron protein alpha chain, which translates to METKDKIQQMLDAYPAKTMKNRRKHIFIKDSLQGEQHIEADTRTVPGTMTNRGCCYAGCKGVVLGPLKDMVHVVHGPIGCSYYTWGTRRNKADADDDGKNFINYIFSTDMQESDIVFGGEPKLEKACMEAYEIFKPNAMTISSTCPVGLIGDDVHAVARRVQEKTGMTTFAVSCEGYKGVSQSAGHHIANNKLMTEVIGKGEKEVEGKFKVNILGEYNIGGDGWEIGRILDKIGYTVISVMTGDGSYETLKNANQADLNLIQCHRSINYIAEMIETKYGAPWMKVNFIGVESTVQSLRDMAKYFGDEELAEKTEEVIKEELKEIKDVIAEYREQCKGKTAFLFVGGSRAHHYQNLLAEIGIETVAAGYEFGHRDDYEGRKVIPTIKTNADNKNIESITVEKDEKNYKVYLSPEKYEELKKEIPLGEYKGMISDMKDGSIVIDDLNHYETEAIVEMLKPDLFCSGIKDKYIAHKMGIFAKQLHSYDYSGPYAGFKGAVIFAKDVSAGLNTPTWGYITPPWKISPVLEGELGGEGTC; encoded by the coding sequence ATGGAGACGAAAGATAAGATTCAACAGATGCTGGATGCTTACCCGGCAAAAACCATGAAAAACAGAAGAAAACATATATTTATAAAGGACTCCCTGCAAGGAGAACAGCATATAGAGGCTGATACAAGAACTGTACCAGGTACAATGACAAACAGAGGTTGCTGTTATGCAGGGTGTAAGGGGGTTGTTCTAGGGCCGCTAAAAGATATGGTTCATGTGGTTCACGGACCTATAGGATGTTCTTACTATACATGGGGTACAAGAAGAAACAAGGCAGATGCTGATGATGATGGTAAAAACTTCATAAACTATATTTTCTCAACAGATATGCAAGAGAGTGATATCGTATTTGGTGGAGAACCAAAACTTGAAAAAGCCTGTATGGAAGCTTATGAGATCTTTAAGCCAAACGCTATGACAATATCGTCCACATGTCCAGTGGGACTTATAGGTGATGACGTTCACGCAGTAGCAAGAAGAGTGCAGGAAAAAACAGGTATGACTACATTTGCAGTAAGTTGTGAAGGATATAAGGGTGTAAGTCAGTCTGCAGGTCACCATATTGCCAACAATAAACTTATGACGGAAGTTATAGGTAAAGGTGAAAAAGAAGTAGAAGGTAAATTCAAAGTTAATATTTTAGGGGAATACAACATAGGTGGAGACGGATGGGAAATCGGAAGAATCCTAGACAAAATAGGATATACAGTTATCAGTGTTATGACTGGTGATGGTAGTTATGAGACTCTAAAAAATGCCAACCAGGCAGATTTAAACCTTATCCAGTGTCACAGATCAATAAACTATATAGCTGAAATGATAGAAACTAAATATGGTGCACCTTGGATGAAGGTTAACTTTATAGGAGTAGAAAGTACAGTTCAAAGCCTTAGAGATATGGCTAAATACTTCGGAGATGAAGAACTCGCTGAAAAAACAGAAGAGGTCATCAAAGAGGAACTTAAAGAGATAAAAGATGTTATAGCTGAATACAGAGAGCAGTGTAAAGGTAAAACAGCATTCTTATTTGTCGGTGGTTCTAGAGCACATCACTATCAAAACTTACTAGCTGAAATTGGTATAGAGACAGTTGCAGCAGGATATGAATTTGGACACAGAGATGACTATGAAGGTAGAAAAGTAATACCAACAATCAAGACTAATGCTGATAATAAAAATATCGAGAGTATAACTGTAGAAAAAGATGAGAAGAACTATAAAGTATATCTTTCTCCAGAGAAATATGAGGAACTTAAAAAAGAGATACCTCTAGGAGAATACAAAGGTATGATAAGCGACATGAAAGATGGTTCTATCGTAATCGATGATCTGAACCACTATGAAACAGAGGCTATTGTAGAGATGCTTAAACCAGACTTATTCTGTTCTGGTATCAAGGACAAATATATAGCTCATAAGATGGGTATATTCGCAAAACAGCTACACTCTTATGACTACAGCGGACCTTATGCAGGATTTAAAGGCGCAGTTATATTTGCAAAGGATGTTTCAGCAGGATTAAACACACCAACTTGGGGTTATATAACTCCACCTTGGAAAATTTCTCCAGTATTAGAAGGAGAACTAGGAGGTGAAGGTACATGCTAG
- a CDS encoding 2Fe-2S ferredoxin: MIKPKHHIFVCSSSRINGQQKGYCLQKESVTIIQNFMEEIDDRDLSGEIMVTNTGCLAICDKGPIVIVYPEGVWYGSVTPDDVEEIMDSHIEGGKPVERLML; the protein is encoded by the coding sequence ATGATTAAACCAAAGCATCACATATTTGTATGTTCTAGTTCTAGGATAAACGGTCAACAGAAAGGTTATTGTCTGCAAAAAGAGTCAGTGACAATAATACAGAATTTTATGGAAGAGATAGACGACAGAGATTTGTCTGGAGAAATAATGGTGACGAATACAGGATGTCTGGCAATATGCGATAAGGGTCCTATAGTTATAGTTTATCCTGAAGGAGTATGGTATGGAAGTGTAACTCCTGACGATGTAGAAGAGATAATGGACTCACATATTGAAGGTGGGAAACCTGTAGAAAGACTTATGCTGTAA
- a CDS encoding NifB/NifX family molybdenum-iron cluster-binding protein produces MKVAVGVNDAGMIASHLGKTKIFLIFSKVGDEVSFVDRRVTDGQHTNHIIDDINDCDAVISGKIGAGMVESLKKINIEAVIQEDIADPFEAVESMKV; encoded by the coding sequence ATGAAAGTAGCAGTTGGTGTAAATGATGCTGGAATGATAGCGAGTCATCTCGGGAAAACAAAAATATTTTTAATCTTTTCAAAAGTTGGAGATGAGGTTTCCTTTGTTGACAGACGGGTGACAGACGGGCAACATACAAATCATATAATAGATGATATAAATGACTGTGATGCGGTAATCTCAGGGAAAATTGGGGCAGGGATGGTAGAAAGCCTTAAGAAAATCAATATAGAGGCGGTAATTCAGGAAGATATAGCAGATCCTTTTGAGGCGGTTGAAAGCATGAAGGTATAA
- the nifK gene encoding nitrogenase molybdenum-iron protein subunit beta produces MLDFTPKEIKERKALVINPAKTCQPIGAMYAALGINGCMPHSHGSQGCCSFHRMHLTRHFRDPIVATTSSFTEGASVFGGGSNLKTSLKNIFAIYDPKIVAVHTTCLSETIGDDLTTIISEAAPIIPEGKLVISTSTPSYVGSHITGFSNMVKSTLQLLAEGEGKGANGKINIIPGFVNPGDMTEIKELLEKMDVPFTMLPDTSGVVDSPMTSKYEMYPEGGTKIEDIQDAGNSKATIALGTFASEAGSIALETKCGVPSTAIKMPVGVKATDEFLMEVSKITGKPVPWEIEKVRGQVVDIMVDTHHHFHGKKVGIFGDPDQVIAMTEFVLSLGMVPKFMLTGTPGKAFDKQIEKVLDDAGVNKEDSKYMSKGDLFLFHQWIKNEPVDLIIGNTYGKYIARAEDTPLVRFGFPVLDRSVHTYLPTVGYKGAMRLIEKISDALLERADRDAEDKDLELVM; encoded by the coding sequence ATGCTAGATTTTACACCTAAAGAGATAAAAGAAAGAAAAGCACTGGTTATAAACCCTGCAAAAACATGCCAACCTATAGGAGCGATGTACGCCGCCTTAGGAATAAACGGATGTATGCCACACAGTCACGGTTCACAAGGTTGCTGCTCATTTCACAGAATGCACCTTACCAGACACTTTAGAGATCCTATCGTAGCAACAACAAGTTCATTTACAGAAGGAGCTTCTGTATTTGGAGGGGGATCAAACTTAAAGACATCACTAAAAAATATATTTGCAATATATGATCCAAAGATCGTAGCGGTACACACAACTTGTCTTAGTGAGACTATCGGTGATGACCTTACAACGATAATCAGTGAGGCTGCGCCAATTATTCCTGAAGGCAAATTAGTAATAAGTACGAGTACACCAAGTTATGTAGGTTCTCATATTACTGGATTTTCCAATATGGTCAAATCAACTTTGCAACTTTTGGCAGAAGGTGAAGGTAAGGGAGCTAACGGGAAAATAAATATCATACCTGGTTTTGTAAATCCTGGAGATATGACAGAGATAAAAGAACTCTTAGAAAAAATGGATGTTCCTTTCACAATGCTTCCTGATACAAGTGGTGTTGTAGATTCTCCTATGACATCAAAATATGAGATGTATCCAGAGGGTGGAACAAAAATCGAAGATATACAGGACGCTGGAAATTCAAAGGCAACTATTGCCCTTGGAACTTTTGCATCAGAAGCTGGTTCAATTGCACTAGAAACTAAATGCGGAGTTCCTTCAACTGCTATAAAAATGCCAGTTGGAGTAAAAGCAACAGATGAATTTCTTATGGAAGTTTCAAAAATTACAGGGAAACCTGTTCCTTGGGAGATAGAGAAAGTGAGAGGTCAGGTAGTGGATATAATGGTTGATACACACCATCACTTCCACGGTAAAAAAGTAGGGATTTTTGGAGATCCTGACCAGGTAATCGCAATGACTGAATTTGTACTTAGTTTAGGAATGGTTCCAAAATTTATGCTAACTGGGACACCTGGAAAAGCTTTTGATAAGCAGATAGAAAAGGTATTGGATGATGCAGGTGTGAACAAAGAAGATTCTAAATACATGAGTAAAGGAGACTTATTCCTTTTCCATCAATGGATAAAAAATGAGCCTGTAGATCTTATTATTGGTAACACATACGGTAAGTACATAGCAAGAGCGGAGGATACTCCTTTAGTAAGGTTTGGATTCCCTGTACTTGACAGATCGGTACATACTTATCTTCCAACTGTTGGTTATAAAGGTGCAATGAGGCTTATTGAAAAAATAAGTGATGCCCTACTTGAAAGAGCAGACAGAGATGCAGAAGATAAAGATTTAGAACTAGTAATGTAA
- a CDS encoding nitrogenase component 1 yields MKDKNCVDVNVNPCKMCMPMGACLAFKGMEKSIVVMHGSQGCSTYVRRHMAQHYNEPIDIASSSLNEKATVYGGEANLKKGLKNVLKMYNPKTIGVVTTCLAETIGEDINRILKDFMVEEKISSEDLTLVSVPTPGYGGTQFEGYYLAVRKMVEKIVEPSEPNKKINIISGLMSPGDIRELKLILERFGIEAVILPDVSETLDSPYRGLEFEKLPEGGTTCSEIKTMSGSLATIEFGVHSREDHSPGEYLKKEFGVPLYRIPIPIGLENSDTLMKLLSKISGKKIPEYYVKARGRMLDAMIDSHKYNGEGVAAVFGEPELVTSISSLCLENGITPRVISTGSNIKKIRAFLAEGLDKYGDEIVVLEDTDFETIRSYVKEKEVNILIGHSDGKYIEEKEGIPLIRVGFPVHDRIGAQRQVTIGYDGSMNFLDILTNTLMAQKYQSYRDRMYKKYYKEDEDVKEVTA; encoded by the coding sequence ATGAAAGATAAAAACTGTGTAGACGTAAATGTAAATCCATGCAAGATGTGTATGCCTATGGGAGCGTGTCTGGCATTTAAGGGTATGGAAAAATCCATAGTTGTAATGCATGGGTCTCAGGGGTGCAGCACCTATGTGAGAAGACATATGGCACAGCATTATAATGAACCTATAGATATTGCTTCCTCTTCCCTCAATGAAAAGGCCACTGTATATGGAGGAGAGGCCAATCTTAAAAAGGGACTCAAAAATGTGCTGAAGATGTATAATCCTAAGACTATAGGAGTTGTCACAACTTGTCTTGCAGAGACTATAGGGGAAGATATAAATCGTATATTAAAAGACTTTATGGTAGAGGAAAAAATTTCATCAGAAGATCTGACTTTGGTTTCAGTACCAACTCCTGGATACGGTGGGACTCAGTTTGAAGGATATTATCTGGCTGTGAGAAAAATGGTGGAAAAGATAGTAGAACCTTCAGAACCTAACAAGAAGATAAATATAATAAGCGGGCTTATGAGCCCTGGAGATATAAGAGAGCTGAAATTGATTTTAGAGAGGTTTGGTATCGAAGCCGTAATACTTCCAGATGTTTCTGAAACTTTAGATTCACCTTACAGGGGACTGGAATTTGAAAAGCTTCCTGAGGGAGGGACAACTTGCAGTGAGATAAAAACCATGTCTGGAAGCTTGGCGACAATTGAATTTGGTGTTCATTCAAGAGAGGATCATTCTCCTGGAGAATATCTAAAAAAAGAGTTTGGGGTACCTCTATACAGAATTCCTATTCCTATAGGCCTAGAAAACAGCGACACTCTGATGAAACTTTTGTCTAAAATATCAGGTAAAAAGATTCCAGAGTATTATGTAAAGGCGAGGGGAAGAATGTTAGATGCTATGATCGACTCACATAAATATAACGGTGAGGGAGTGGCGGCAGTATTTGGGGAGCCTGAACTAGTGACATCTATAAGTTCTCTATGTCTAGAAAACGGAATAACTCCAAGGGTTATATCAACAGGTTCTAATATCAAGAAAATAAGAGCATTTCTTGCTGAAGGACTGGATAAATATGGAGATGAAATTGTAGTTTTAGAAGACACAGACTTTGAAACAATCAGATCCTATGTGAAGGAAAAAGAGGTAAATATACTCATAGGACACTCTGATGGAAAGTATATAGAGGAAAAAGAGGGGATTCCTCTTATAAGAGTAGGATTTCCAGTACACGACAGGATTGGAGCTCAGAGACAGGTGACTATAGGCTATGACGGAAGTATGAATTTCCTGGATATCCTTACAAACACCCTAATGGCACAAAAATATCAAAGTTACAGAGACAGAATGTATAAAAAATATTATAAAGAAGATGAGGATGTAAAGGAGGTCACTGCATGA
- the nifB gene encoding nitrogenase cofactor biosynthesis protein NifB has translation MAMGNVGCSGGCSGKTDYPEWASEELKKKTEEHPCYTADGHKNARMHIPVAPKCNIQCNYCNRLYDCVNESRPGVTSGILTPEAAAKKYSIVKEKIENLKVVGIAGPGDALANFEETKKSIELIKEKDPDVIICLSTNGLMLPDYAEEIIALGINHVTVTLNSIDPKIGAKIYEFVNYKGKILRGEEGARVLQENQLKGIEYLTKNGVLCKINIVLVKGVNDHHIPEVVKKVRELGAFMTNIMPLIPAAGTVFENMPLVSKKELNELRNKCSITMKQMYHCQQCRADAIGQLTQDRSLEFRGTGEEKFEEKEERDLLVAVASKDRKLIDQHFGQVDRFHIYKYSKDGIEFMEEREIEKYCTGIESCDDKDSKIEKVIKTLGDCKMVLSVRIGYGPKQMLRSNNIYTYELYDTIEDGINTAFKKING, from the coding sequence ATGGCAATGGGGAATGTAGGTTGTTCGGGTGGCTGTTCAGGGAAAACAGATTACCCAGAGTGGGCATCAGAAGAATTAAAAAAGAAAACAGAGGAGCATCCCTGCTATACGGCAGACGGACATAAAAATGCAAGGATGCATATTCCAGTGGCACCTAAATGTAACATACAGTGTAATTATTGTAATAGACTATATGATTGTGTAAATGAGAGCAGACCTGGGGTAACAAGTGGAATACTTACACCAGAAGCTGCGGCAAAAAAATATTCTATAGTGAAAGAAAAAATAGAAAACCTAAAAGTTGTAGGAATAGCAGGTCCAGGAGATGCTCTAGCGAATTTTGAGGAAACAAAAAAATCCATTGAGCTTATCAAAGAGAAAGACCCAGATGTAATAATCTGCCTTTCTACAAACGGACTTATGCTCCCTGATTATGCAGAGGAGATCATAGCTTTAGGAATAAATCATGTAACTGTGACTTTAAACAGTATCGACCCAAAAATCGGGGCAAAAATTTACGAGTTTGTTAATTATAAGGGTAAAATATTAAGAGGAGAAGAGGGAGCCAGGGTTCTTCAGGAAAATCAGCTAAAAGGAATCGAATACCTAACTAAAAATGGTGTTTTGTGCAAAATAAACATAGTACTGGTAAAAGGTGTCAACGATCACCATATTCCTGAGGTTGTAAAAAAAGTAAGAGAACTGGGTGCTTTTATGACCAACATAATGCCTTTAATACCTGCAGCGGGGACTGTATTTGAGAATATGCCTCTTGTAAGTAAGAAGGAGCTAAACGAACTCAGGAACAAATGCTCTATAACAATGAAACAAATGTATCACTGCCAGCAGTGCAGGGCAGATGCAATAGGTCAGCTGACTCAGGACAGGTCTTTAGAATTCAGAGGTACTGGTGAAGAAAAGTTCGAAGAGAAAGAAGAGAGAGACTTACTTGTGGCAGTGGCATCTAAAGATAGGAAATTAATAGATCAGCATTTTGGTCAGGTAGACCGATTTCATATCTATAAATATTCAAAAGACGGAATTGAATTTATGGAGGAAAGAGAGATAGAAAAGTATTGCACAGGGATAGAAAGCTGTGACGACAAAGATTCTAAGATAGAAAAAGTTATAAAAACTTTAGGTGATTGTAAAATGGTACTCAGCGTGAGGATAGGTTATGGACCTAAGCAGATGCTCAGATCAAATAACATCTACACTTATGAGCTTTACGACACTATAGAAGATGGGATAAATACTGCATTTAAAAAAATAAACGGATAA
- a CDS encoding P-II family nitrogen regulator has product MKEVMAVIRRNMINQTKQALLLAGIDSMTARTVKGRGKKKVAFELLKDVETEGDVTPAIADAVAESHRLINKRLLTIIVPEDKVKTVVDTIITVNKTGNPGDGKIFVLPVAESYKVRTGESGEEIL; this is encoded by the coding sequence ATGAAAGAGGTTATGGCAGTAATTAGAAGAAACATGATCAACCAAACAAAGCAAGCCCTATTGCTAGCCGGGATTGATTCTATGACAGCCCGTACAGTAAAAGGAAGAGGTAAAAAAAAGGTAGCTTTTGAACTTTTAAAAGATGTCGAGACAGAAGGTGATGTGACACCTGCAATAGCAGATGCAGTGGCAGAATCTCACAGACTTATAAATAAAAGACTTTTAACTATTATAGTACCTGAAGACAAAGTGAAAACAGTTGTGGATACTATTATAACTGTAAATAAAACAGGGAATCCAGGGGACGGAAAAATATTTGTATTACCTGTAGCAGAATCTTACAAAGTTAGAACCGGAGAATCAGGGGAAGAAATACTTTAA
- the nifE gene encoding nitrogenase iron-molybdenum cofactor biosynthesis protein NifE: protein MDKKIIDGNLALIEERKDFIVCNKEEKGKKIKCDSQSVAGAVSQRACVYCGARVVLNPITDAVHLVHGPIGCAAYTFDIRGSLSSGSEEYRNSYSTDLREKDIIFGGEKKLTAAIDEIMELKNPKLIFVYSTCVVGVIGDDLQAICKAAEKKYGIRVIPVESSGFVGSKSAGYKAAGDAILKILELDGNSEGEKKGINFLGDFNLAGELWIIKGYLKEIGIDVVAHFSGDSNYEQIKEAPTALFNVVQCAGSMTSLAKKFEDKYGTPYTKVSFFGLEDIRISLRSLAYTLGDFNVIKKTEEFVKRMEKETTERLEPYRKKLAGKKVAIYVGGGFKAISLIKQFRDLGITPVMVGSQTGRPEEYEIIRKLSDENTVVLDDANPSELERFMREKGADMLVGGVKERPLAYKLGIGFIDHNHARKHPLAGYEGAINFAKEIDLTVNSPVWDIIKKNGMGIE from the coding sequence ATGGATAAAAAGATTATAGATGGAAACCTGGCATTGATAGAAGAGAGAAAAGATTTTATTGTCTGCAATAAAGAGGAAAAAGGCAAGAAGATAAAATGTGATTCTCAAAGTGTGGCAGGAGCAGTAAGTCAGAGAGCCTGTGTATACTGCGGGGCGAGAGTAGTCTTGAATCCAATAACTGATGCGGTGCATCTGGTTCATGGTCCCATCGGATGTGCGGCTTATACATTTGATATAAGAGGAAGTCTAAGCAGCGGATCTGAAGAATACAGAAACAGTTATTCTACTGATCTTAGAGAGAAAGATATTATATTTGGCGGTGAAAAGAAGCTTACAGCTGCCATAGATGAAATAATGGAACTTAAAAACCCTAAACTTATATTTGTATATTCAACTTGTGTTGTAGGGGTAATTGGAGACGATTTGCAGGCTATATGTAAGGCGGCTGAAAAGAAATACGGAATAAGGGTAATTCCGGTGGAATCTTCTGGGTTTGTAGGAAGTAAATCTGCAGGTTATAAGGCTGCAGGAGATGCGATATTGAAGATACTAGAGTTAGACGGGAATTCAGAAGGAGAGAAAAAAGGTATCAACTTTTTAGGGGATTTCAATCTGGCTGGAGAGCTTTGGATAATAAAGGGATATTTAAAAGAGATAGGGATAGATGTAGTGGCACACTTTTCAGGAGACTCTAATTATGAACAGATAAAAGAGGCTCCCACTGCGTTATTTAATGTAGTTCAGTGTGCAGGTTCTATGACTTCTCTGGCAAAAAAGTTTGAGGATAAATATGGGACTCCATATACCAAGGTCAGCTTTTTCGGACTAGAAGATATAAGAATCTCTCTGAGGTCTCTAGCTTATACCTTAGGAGACTTCAATGTGATAAAAAAGACTGAAGAATTTGTAAAAAGAATGGAAAAAGAGACCACTGAAAGACTAGAACCATACAGAAAAAAACTTGCAGGGAAAAAAGTAGCTATATATGTAGGAGGAGGCTTCAAAGCAATATCTCTCATAAAGCAGTTTAGGGATCTAGGTATAACACCGGTTATGGTAGGATCTCAGACAGGAAGACCTGAAGAGTATGAAATTATAAGAAAACTTTCAGATGAAAATACAGTTGTTTTAGATGATGCCAACCCTAGTGAATTAGAGAGATTCATGAGAGAAAAGGGAGCGGATATGCTTGTAGGAGGAGTAAAGGAAAGACCACTGGCATATAAGCTAGGGATCGGGTTTATAGATCATAACCATGCTAGAAAACATCCTTTGGCCGGATACGAGGGGGCTATTAATTTTGCAAAAGAGATAGACCTGACTGTAAACAGTCCGGTATGGGATATTATCAAAAAAAATGGTATGGGAATAGAGTAG
- the nifH gene encoding nitrogenase iron protein: MAEEKKLRQLAIYGKGGIGKSTTTQNTVGALMEMGKHIMVVGCDPKADSTRLLLGGLAQKTVLDTLREEGEDIELDDILKDGFKGVKCVESGGPQPGVGCAGRGIITSISMLEQLGAYTPELDYVFYDVLGDVVCGGFAMPIREGKAEEVYIVASGEYMALYAANNIAKSIAQYGKQGKTRLGGIICNSRKVDKELELLTEFAGKLGSQMIHFVPRDNVVQRAEIHKNVVVNYEPECQQADEYRQLAKNIDENEMLVIPTPLTTDELESLMMDYGFMEV, translated from the coding sequence ATGGCAGAAGAAAAAAAATTAAGACAGTTGGCTATCTATGGTAAGGGTGGAATTGGTAAATCTACTACTACTCAAAACACAGTTGGGGCATTGATGGAAATGGGTAAACATATCATGGTAGTAGGATGTGACCCTAAGGCAGATTCTACTAGACTTCTTCTTGGAGGACTTGCACAAAAGACAGTTTTAGATACTCTTAGAGAAGAGGGAGAAGATATCGAATTAGATGACATCCTAAAAGATGGATTCAAAGGGGTAAAATGTGTAGAGTCAGGAGGTCCACAGCCAGGTGTAGGATGTGCAGGAAGAGGAATCATCACTTCGATCTCAATGCTTGAGCAACTAGGAGCATATACACCAGAACTTGACTATGTTTTCTATGACGTACTTGGAGACGTTGTGTGTGGAGGATTTGCGATGCCGATAAGAGAAGGTAAAGCAGAAGAAGTTTATATAGTTGCATCAGGGGAATACATGGCACTTTATGCTGCAAACAATATCGCAAAATCAATTGCACAATATGGTAAACAGGGTAAAACAAGACTTGGTGGAATCATATGTAACTCAAGAAAAGTTGATAAAGAGTTAGAACTTCTTACTGAATTTGCAGGAAAATTAGGAAGCCAAATGATTCACTTTGTACCAAGAGACAACGTAGTACAGAGAGCAGAAATTCATAAAAATGTAGTTGTAAACTATGAGCCTGAATGTCAGCAAGCTGATGAGTACAGACAATTAGCAAAGAACATTGACGAGAACGAAATGCTTGTAATACCTACTCCTCTCACTACAGATGAATTGGAATCACTAATGATGGATTACGGATTCATGGAAGTATAA
- the nifV gene encoding homocitrate synthase produces the protein MEDFYILDTTLRDGEQTPGVDFTMEEKLEIATMLDKAGVGVIEVGTPAMGQEEIQIIKKINDLGLKCELITWNRLSKSDIDSSIKTGIKNVHIGVPVSDIHIYNKLKKSREWIIETLKELVTYALDKGCKVSVGAEDASRADLDFLIEFYKTAESLGVCRVRYADTVGALDPFTVYENIKIIRSEINIDIDFHGHNDFGMATANALAACRAGAKYISATVNGIGERAGNTSLEEIVASLKYIGKYKTNFDMKQIPVLSKYVEKASGIKLSKNKPLVGEAVFSHESGIHVDGLLKDRRTYEFIDPTEIGRESEFVLGKTSGKASVKNAMEKLGMKLDDDKISKMLEKVRKGESLEKKKEPLKKLKYKVVGIFSGEIKLPFIFP, from the coding sequence ATGGAAGATTTTTACATATTAGATACAACTTTAAGAGACGGTGAACAGACTCCAGGAGTTGATTTTACTATGGAGGAAAAGCTAGAGATAGCAACTATGCTCGATAAAGCTGGAGTAGGTGTTATAGAAGTGGGAACTCCTGCCATGGGTCAAGAAGAGATCCAGATAATAAAAAAAATCAATGATTTGGGTTTAAAGTGCGAGCTAATTACATGGAACAGACTTTCGAAGTCTGACATAGACAGCTCTATAAAAACAGGAATTAAAAATGTTCATATAGGAGTTCCTGTATCTGATATACATATATATAATAAACTGAAAAAAAGCAGAGAGTGGATTATCGAGACTCTCAAAGAGCTTGTGACTTATGCCCTTGATAAGGGATGCAAGGTTTCTGTGGGAGCTGAAGATGCCTCTAGGGCGGACTTGGATTTTCTTATTGAATTTTACAAAACAGCAGAATCACTTGGAGTGTGCAGGGTCAGGTACGCTGACACTGTGGGGGCCTTAGATCCCTTTACAGTATATGAAAATATCAAGATAATAAGAAGTGAAATAAATATAGATATAGATTTTCACGGCCATAATGATTTTGGGATGGCCACTGCCAATGCTCTGGCAGCCTGCAGGGCGGGAGCAAAATATATAAGTGCCACAGTAAACGGTATAGGGGAGAGAGCAGGAAACACTTCTCTTGAAGAGATCGTCGCCTCTCTTAAGTATATAGGAAAATATAAAACTAATTTTGACATGAAGCAGATTCCTGTTCTATCAAAATATGTGGAAAAAGCTTCTGGAATAAAACTTTCTAAAAATAAACCACTTGTGGGAGAAGCTGTATTTTCACATGAGTCCGGGATACATGTAGACGGACTTTTGAAAGACAGGAGGACTTATGAATTTATAGATCCAACAGAGATAGGGCGTGAATCAGAGTTTGTTCTAGGAAAAACTTCTGGAAAAGCTTCTGTGAAAAATGCCATGGAAAAACTAGGGATGAAGTTAGATGATGATAAAATCTCAAAAATGCTTGAAAAAGTAAGAAAGGGAGAGTCATTGGAGAAAAAAAAAGAGCCCCTAAAAAAACTTAAGTATAAAGTAGTTGGAATCTTTTCAGGTGAAATAAAGTTACCCTTTATTTTTCCCTGA
- a CDS encoding P-II family nitrogen regulator, with the protein MKMIRAIVRPEKVNEVLSELNEAGFPAVTKIEVVGRGKQRGVKVGDVHYDQLPKELIIMVVKDEIDKADAISVIMKTAKTSASGAFGDGKIFVSDVEEAYTISSASNTL; encoded by the coding sequence ATGAAAATGATAAGAGCGATTGTTAGACCTGAAAAAGTTAATGAAGTACTATCTGAATTAAATGAAGCAGGTTTTCCGGCAGTGACAAAAATCGAAGTAGTTGGTAGAGGTAAACAAAGAGGGGTAAAAGTCGGAGATGTACATTATGATCAGCTTCCAAAAGAGCTAATAATTATGGTTGTAAAAGATGAAATTGATAAAGCGGATGCTATCAGCGTGATCATGAAGACAGCAAAAACATCAGCTTCAGGAGCCTTTGGTGACGGTAAAATATTTGTAAGTGATGTTGAAGAGGCTTATACAATCAGTAGTGCTTCTAACACTCTTTAG